A single genomic interval of Plantibacter sp. Leaf314 harbors:
- a CDS encoding sensor histidine kinase, protein MDRTTLDPSRRAVVLFVLAGVGVVLLSVLVPIQSLLYGTVLPASFLLGAAICGAPVLSVVLPRVAIALFSAAAFVLPLVASADHDPVWPWPWSVPALIAFAVLVGAVTFLHGWLPGLITLLVNVAGSLVAALLVPSAADATAMAADLIVASSIAAVAFLVALLVSGRVRIGEELTRERKVSAAEQSRRMLVEERTRIARELHDVVAHSMSVIQVQASTAKYRVPGLADEATAEFDDIAATARASLVEMRRLLGVLRTEDQAAELAPQQGIDDLPALAEGLRRVGADITLEVGDSGDTVVPPSVQIAAFRIVQEAMSNAVRHAPGARVTVAVGIDPDAVRLRIHNGAARSAGEHGAGHGLRGMLERAALLDGSLSAGPDGEGGWLVVAALPVAAPAPSRFATSSTRPVFTKDRQ, encoded by the coding sequence ATGGACCGCACGACGCTCGACCCCTCGCGCCGCGCCGTCGTCCTCTTCGTCCTCGCGGGCGTCGGGGTGGTCCTCCTCAGCGTCCTCGTCCCGATCCAGAGTCTCCTCTACGGCACGGTGCTCCCGGCGTCGTTCCTCCTCGGAGCCGCGATCTGCGGCGCACCGGTCCTCTCCGTCGTGCTTCCCCGGGTCGCGATCGCGCTCTTCTCCGCCGCCGCGTTCGTGCTCCCGCTCGTCGCCTCAGCCGATCACGACCCGGTCTGGCCGTGGCCGTGGTCGGTGCCGGCGCTCATCGCGTTCGCCGTCCTCGTCGGGGCCGTCACCTTCCTGCACGGCTGGTTGCCCGGGCTCATCACCCTGCTCGTGAACGTCGCCGGCTCGCTCGTCGCGGCGCTGCTCGTCCCGTCCGCGGCCGACGCGACCGCCATGGCCGCCGACCTCATCGTCGCGTCCTCCATCGCCGCGGTGGCGTTCCTCGTGGCGCTCCTCGTCTCCGGGCGCGTGCGCATCGGCGAGGAGCTCACGCGGGAGCGAAAGGTCTCGGCGGCCGAGCAGTCCCGGCGGATGCTCGTCGAGGAGCGCACGCGGATCGCTCGAGAGCTGCACGACGTCGTCGCGCACAGCATGTCCGTCATCCAGGTGCAGGCCTCGACCGCCAAGTACCGGGTGCCGGGCCTCGCGGACGAGGCCACGGCCGAGTTCGACGACATCGCGGCGACCGCCCGTGCGTCGCTCGTGGAGATGCGGCGCCTGCTCGGCGTCCTGCGCACGGAGGATCAGGCGGCCGAGCTCGCGCCGCAGCAGGGCATCGACGACCTTCCGGCCCTCGCGGAGGGGCTGCGTCGAGTGGGAGCCGACATCACCCTCGAGGTGGGCGACTCCGGCGACACCGTCGTCCCGCCATCCGTCCAGATCGCGGCGTTCCGCATCGTCCAGGAGGCCATGAGCAACGCGGTGCGGCACGCGCCCGGCGCGCGCGTCACGGTGGCCGTCGGCATCGACCCCGATGCGGTCCGCCTGCGTATCCACAACGGGGCTGCCCGGTCCGCTGGGGAGCACGGGGCCGGACACGGGCTCCGTGGCATGCTCGAACGCGCCGCACTCCTCGACGGCAGCCTGAGCGCCGGTCCGGACGGCGAGGGCGGCTGGCTCGTCGTCGCGGCCCTGCCCGTCGCCGCTCCGGCCCCATCGCGCTTCGCAACCTCCTCCACCCGACCCGTCTTCACGAAGGACCGCCAGTGA